One window of bacterium genomic DNA carries:
- a CDS encoding Ni/Fe hydrogenase subunit alpha — protein sequence MKSVVIDPITRLEGHGKIHLFVNDDGSLANCYFQVPELRGFEQFCVGRPAEELPRITTRICGVCPDAHHMASAKAVDAVFGVTPTSASLKLRNLVYNAFYGGDHTTHFYALGGPDFVCGPDAPPAERNVLGVIAKVGVEVGKLVIAQRARGQRAIEIIGGKKVHPVTAVPGGMSKRVTKEEQAELIKIGEEMVEFAKFTIQVLNDIVLANKGYVDLILSDMFTHNTYSMGLVDANNKVNFYDGKVRVVDPNGKEHCKYEPKDYLAYVAEHVEPYSYLKYPFLKKVGWKGFVDGVESGVYKATPLSRLNASDGMATPLAQAEYERFYETLTGDKSGRKPVHQTLATHWARIVELMYACEATLAMAKDDEITSDKLVNKPERIVGEGIGIVEAPRGTLTHHYKTDDKGIITEANLIVGTTNNNAPITMSIQKAAAGLIKKGTKITDGILNRIEMAFRAYDPCFGCATHSLPGEMPLEVIVHDAETGEVVQNARQNC from the coding sequence GTGAAAAGTGTCGTCATTGATCCGATTACCCGTCTTGAAGGACACGGCAAGATCCACCTGTTCGTGAACGACGACGGTTCGCTGGCCAATTGCTATTTTCAGGTTCCTGAATTGCGCGGTTTCGAGCAATTCTGCGTGGGCCGTCCCGCCGAAGAACTTCCCCGCATCACCACCCGCATCTGCGGCGTTTGTCCCGACGCTCACCACATGGCCTCAGCCAAGGCGGTGGATGCCGTGTTCGGCGTGACTCCCACTTCCGCTTCGCTCAAGTTGCGGAATCTGGTCTACAACGCCTTCTACGGCGGCGATCATACCACGCATTTCTATGCTCTGGGCGGCCCCGATTTCGTATGCGGTCCCGATGCGCCTCCCGCCGAACGCAACGTTCTCGGTGTGATCGCCAAGGTCGGTGTGGAAGTCGGCAAGCTGGTCATCGCTCAACGAGCGCGCGGTCAACGGGCGATTGAAATTATCGGCGGCAAGAAGGTGCATCCCGTTACCGCCGTTCCCGGCGGCATGTCCAAGCGTGTCACCAAAGAGGAGCAAGCCGAACTCATCAAGATCGGCGAGGAGATGGTCGAGTTCGCCAAGTTCACCATCCAAGTCCTCAACGACATCGTTCTGGCCAACAAGGGCTACGTGGATCTGATCCTCTCCGATATGTTCACCCATAATACCTACAGCATGGGTCTCGTGGACGCCAACAACAAGGTGAACTTTTACGACGGCAAGGTGCGGGTCGTGGATCCCAACGGCAAGGAACACTGCAAGTACGAGCCGAAGGATTACCTCGCCTACGTAGCCGAGCACGTCGAGCCCTACAGCTATCTCAAATATCCGTTCCTGAAAAAAGTCGGCTGGAAGGGATTCGTGGACGGCGTGGAATCGGGAGTGTACAAAGCCACTCCACTCTCCCGTCTGAACGCTTCCGACGGCATGGCCACCCCGCTTGCTCAGGCCGAATACGAGCGGTTCTATGAGACTCTCACCGGCGACAAAAGCGGCAGGAAGCCCGTTCATCAGACTCTGGCCACGCACTGGGCGCGCATCGTGGAACTGATGTATGCTTGCGAAGCCACTCTGGCCATGGCCAAGGACGATGAAATCACGTCCGACAAGCTGGTGAACAAACCCGAACGCATCGTCGGCGAAGGCATCGGAATCGTGGAAGCGCCGCGCGGAACGCTGACCCATCACTACAAGACCGACGACAAGGGCATCATCACCGAGGCCAATCTCATCGTCGGCACCACCAACAACAACGCGCCGATCACGATGTCTATTCAGAAGGCGGCGGCGGGGCTGATCAAGAAGGGCACCAAGATCACCGACGGTATTCTCAATCGCATTGAGATGGCCTTCCGCGCCTACGATCCGTGTTTCGGCTGCGCCACGCACTCGCTGCCCGGCGAAATGCCGCTCGAAGTGATCGTGCATGACGCGGAGACCGGCGAAGTGGTTCAAAACGCACGGCAGAATTGCTGA
- a CDS encoding hydrogenase maturation protease encodes MLKPLLVLCLGNEIISDDRFGPEVARRLQEESGEGLGADVIFAPLAGFRLLDLLAGRRAALIVDTIRTGHAAPGTLHEFPAGVLTPSKNLTTSHQISLPTALELGRQLGVELPEVIDVLAVEAHDLETLREEMTAPVQEAMDKALQFVYQWIERNSSKESDHADSN; translated from the coding sequence TTGCTGAAGCCGCTGCTGGTTCTCTGTCTCGGCAACGAGATCATCAGCGATGATAGATTCGGCCCCGAGGTAGCCCGGCGGCTCCAGGAAGAGAGCGGTGAGGGCCTCGGGGCCGACGTGATTTTCGCCCCGCTGGCCGGGTTCCGTCTGCTTGACCTTCTGGCCGGACGCCGCGCCGCGCTCATTGTGGACACGATCCGCACCGGCCATGCCGCGCCGGGAACGCTGCATGAGTTCCCCGCCGGAGTGCTGACTCCGTCGAAGAATCTCACCACCAGCCATCAGATCAGTCTTCCCACCGCGCTCGAACTGGGACGGCAACTGGGAGTGGAATTGCCGGAGGTGATTGACGTTCTGGCCGTGGAAGCTCATGACCTCGAAACGCTGCGCGAAGAGATGACCGCTCCCGTTCAGGAAGCGATGGACAAAGCCCTCCAATTCGTTTACCAGTGGATTGAGAGGAATTCCTCAAAGGAGTCCGATCATGCCGATTCAAACTGA